One Mycolicibacterium fortuitum subsp. fortuitum genomic window carries:
- the holA gene encoding DNA polymerase III subunit delta, which yields MNQRIDGLHLVLGDEELLVERAVGSVLRALRAQAGSDDVPVDRMRAGEVSTSELAELLSPSLFAEERMVVLEAAAEAGKDAVALIASAAADLPPGTVLVVIHSGGGRAKALADQLKKLGAQVHPCARITKPAERADFVRAEFRTLRAKVSDDTVTAVLDAVGSNIRELAAVCSQLVADTAGQVDAVAVRRYHSGKAEVKGFDIADKAVTGDVAGAAEALRWAMLAGEPQVVLADALAEAVHTIARVGPLSGDPYRLAGELGMPPWRVQKAQKQARRWSRDSVAEAMRVVATLNADVKGAAADADYALETAVRRVAELATR from the coding sequence GTGAATCAACGGATCGACGGTCTGCACCTGGTTCTGGGCGATGAGGAACTGCTGGTCGAACGCGCGGTCGGATCGGTACTGCGCGCGCTGCGGGCACAGGCCGGCTCCGATGACGTTCCCGTCGACCGGATGCGGGCCGGCGAGGTCAGCACCAGCGAGCTCGCCGAACTGCTCAGCCCGTCGCTGTTCGCCGAGGAACGCATGGTGGTGCTGGAGGCCGCCGCCGAGGCGGGCAAGGATGCCGTGGCCCTGATCGCCTCGGCTGCGGCGGATCTGCCGCCAGGCACCGTGCTGGTTGTCATTCACTCCGGCGGCGGGCGGGCCAAGGCGCTGGCCGATCAACTGAAAAAGCTTGGCGCCCAGGTACACCCGTGTGCTCGGATCACCAAGCCGGCCGAGCGCGCGGATTTCGTGAGAGCCGAGTTCCGCACACTGCGGGCCAAGGTCTCCGACGACACCGTCACCGCGGTGCTCGATGCGGTCGGGTCGAACATCCGTGAGCTCGCCGCGGTGTGTTCACAGCTGGTGGCCGACACCGCGGGCCAGGTCGACGCCGTCGCGGTGCGCCGCTATCACAGCGGCAAGGCGGAGGTGAAGGGCTTCGACATCGCGGACAAGGCAGTCACCGGAGACGTCGCGGGTGCCGCCGAGGCGTTGCGCTGGGCGATGCTGGCCGGTGAGCCGCAGGTGGTGTTGGCCGACGCCCTGGCCGAGGCCGTCCACACCATCGCGCGGGTCGGGCCACTGTCGGGAGATCCGTACCGGCTGGCCGGTGAACTGGGGATGCCGCCGTGGCGGGTGCAGAAGGCACAGAAGCAGGCGCGGCGATGGTCACGCGACTCGGTGGCCGAGGCAATGCGGGTGGTGGCGACCCTCAACGCAGACGTAAAGGGCGCAGCGGCGGATGCCGACTACGCCCTTGAGACAGCCGTGCGCCGGGTGGCGGAACTCGCCACCCGGTGA
- a CDS encoding ComEC/Rec2 family competence protein has translation MSWSGRDASDGGARSDDGQGTGQPLDLRLVPAALTAWSVSAAAIVWHPGAAIVVGLGAVASTWLVARWGAGRNPAGTDQPSIAAAVLAVAAVAAGFAVSVGLRVHQVEHHPIGRLHGDAATVEMVPTEPPRVVGGGRLMFRGELREVDRVAMSGRVLVFAPATFDQVGPGTPIRLRATVRSPDRKDLSVAVLAASGQVSAQQASTVQRVAARIRSRFAEAARVALPADQAAMLPALVLGDTSTVTGTTTAQFRTAGLTHLTAVSGANVTIVCGALLLSAALIGPRAAVLVAGAGLVGFVIVVQPSASVLRAAVMGAVSLLAVLTHRRRQAVPALAASVIALMIAAPQLAVDVGFALSVCATAGIVVLAPVWSGRLQARGWPRPVAAAVSVAVVAQLVTAPLVAGISGTVSVVSVAANLAVAGVVPPITVLGTAAAVCSTVWPAGAQLLIRFTGPELWWLLSVARWASALPAAALPSPSGMAGVVSVALAGVALTVLWRLRWMRRGLAAVLFGLLAWALAGQVVGAVGSA, from the coding sequence GTGAGCTGGTCCGGGCGTGACGCTTCCGACGGCGGTGCGCGGTCCGATGACGGGCAGGGAACAGGGCAGCCGCTGGATCTGCGTCTCGTCCCGGCCGCCCTGACCGCGTGGTCGGTATCCGCCGCGGCCATCGTGTGGCATCCCGGTGCGGCCATCGTCGTGGGCCTCGGCGCTGTGGCGTCGACGTGGCTGGTGGCCCGCTGGGGAGCCGGGCGCAACCCGGCCGGCACCGACCAGCCCTCGATCGCGGCGGCGGTGTTGGCCGTCGCGGCTGTCGCCGCCGGGTTCGCCGTGTCGGTCGGGCTGCGCGTACATCAGGTCGAGCATCACCCGATCGGCCGGCTCCACGGTGACGCCGCGACGGTCGAGATGGTGCCCACTGAGCCACCGCGGGTGGTCGGTGGCGGACGGCTGATGTTCCGCGGCGAACTGCGGGAGGTCGACCGGGTCGCCATGTCCGGCCGGGTGCTCGTGTTCGCGCCGGCCACCTTCGATCAGGTGGGTCCCGGAACTCCGATTCGCTTGCGGGCCACCGTGCGAAGCCCGGACCGCAAGGACCTGAGTGTGGCCGTGCTGGCCGCATCGGGGCAGGTTTCGGCGCAGCAGGCGTCGACCGTGCAACGTGTCGCGGCGCGGATCCGTTCGCGCTTCGCGGAGGCGGCGCGGGTGGCGCTGCCCGCGGACCAGGCCGCCATGTTGCCCGCATTGGTGCTGGGGGACACCTCGACGGTCACCGGCACCACCACCGCGCAGTTTCGCACCGCGGGCCTGACGCATCTCACCGCGGTGTCGGGTGCGAACGTGACCATCGTGTGCGGCGCCCTGCTGCTCAGTGCGGCGTTGATCGGGCCGCGCGCGGCCGTGCTGGTGGCCGGCGCGGGGCTGGTCGGTTTCGTCATCGTCGTGCAGCCCTCGGCCAGCGTGTTGAGGGCCGCGGTGATGGGTGCGGTGAGCTTGCTCGCCGTGTTGACCCATCGCCGACGGCAGGCGGTGCCCGCGCTGGCGGCCAGCGTGATCGCGCTGATGATTGCCGCTCCCCAACTCGCGGTCGACGTGGGGTTCGCGTTGTCGGTCTGTGCGACGGCCGGCATCGTCGTGCTCGCCCCGGTGTGGTCGGGCCGGCTGCAGGCGCGTGGTTGGCCGCGGCCCGTGGCTGCGGCGGTCAGCGTCGCGGTAGTGGCACAGCTGGTCACCGCCCCGCTGGTGGCCGGGATCTCCGGCACCGTCAGCGTGGTGTCAGTGGCGGCCAATCTCGCAGTGGCCGGGGTGGTTCCACCGATCACGGTCCTCGGTACCGCGGCGGCCGTGTGTTCGACGGTCTGGCCGGCCGGTGCCCAGTTGCTGATCCGGTTCACCGGGCCGGAACTGTGGTGGCTGCTCTCGGTGGCCCGGTGGGCTTCGGCACTGCCGGCGGCGGCGCTGCCATCACCCTCGGGGATGGCCGGTGTGGTGTCGGTGGCGCTGGCCGGCGTGGCGTTGACGGTGCTGTGGCGGCTGCGGTGGATGCGTCGCGGGTTGGCCGCGGTGCTGTTCGGGTTGCTGGCCTGGGCGCTGGCGGGCCAGGTGGTCGGAGCTGTCGGGTCGGCGTGA
- a CDS encoding ComEA family DNA-binding protein has protein sequence MGTESESSVERLRRLGGDRRGGGDDADAESDSGEQDSPSESALSRWLPDTAPGDGPGWMAKVRADPGRAGALVLAGVGVLALLVTVFSLIRAQSPPVASANLPPVQMVSSASPTPVEAAAGPVVVSVVGLVHKPGLVTLQPGARIADALEAAGGPLDGADLIGLNMARRVGDGEQIVVGIDAPPGQPTTMGSSVAESGQAATPAGAPARASGAAAGPVDLNTATVEDLDALPGIGPVTAEAIVAWRAAHGRFDNVDQLGDVDGIGPARLEKLRELVRA, from the coding sequence ATGGGAACCGAATCCGAATCGTCGGTCGAGCGGCTGCGGCGTCTGGGTGGTGATCGTCGCGGTGGCGGAGATGATGCCGACGCCGAGAGTGACAGCGGAGAACAGGACAGCCCGTCGGAGAGCGCGCTGTCGCGGTGGCTGCCCGATACCGCGCCAGGAGACGGCCCCGGCTGGATGGCCAAGGTGCGCGCCGATCCTGGGCGGGCCGGGGCACTCGTGCTCGCCGGTGTCGGGGTGCTCGCACTGCTCGTCACGGTCTTCTCGCTGATCCGCGCGCAGTCGCCGCCGGTGGCATCGGCGAATCTGCCTCCGGTGCAGATGGTTTCGTCGGCGAGTCCGACGCCGGTGGAAGCGGCTGCCGGCCCGGTGGTGGTCAGCGTGGTCGGTCTGGTGCACAAGCCCGGGCTGGTGACCCTGCAGCCCGGGGCGCGGATCGCCGATGCGCTGGAAGCCGCCGGCGGGCCGCTCGACGGCGCCGATCTGATCGGATTGAACATGGCTCGCCGGGTGGGTGACGGTGAACAGATCGTGGTCGGTATCGACGCGCCGCCCGGCCAACCGACCACCATGGGCAGTTCGGTCGCGGAGTCCGGACAGGCCGCCACGCCTGCGGGAGCGCCTGCTCGTGCATCCGGTGCGGCGGCGGGGCCGGTTGACCTCAACACAGCGACAGTCGAGGACCTCGATGCGCTGCCCGGTATCGGTCCGGTCACCGCAGAGGCGATCGTGGCCTGGCGGGCGGCTCATGGCCGGTTCGACAATGTCGATCAGCTCGGCGACGTCGACGGCATCGGCCCGGCACGGCTGGAGAAACTGCGTGAGCTGGTCCGGGCGTGA
- a CDS encoding SPFH domain-containing protein, translating to MDILYSLTAAGAAAVAMLWLAANNIRVVRQYERGVVFRFGRVQDNVRQPGLTMLVPVADRLQKVNMQIITMPVPAQDGITRDNVTVRVDAVIYFNVIDPVRAVVDVQDYMSAIGQVAQTSLRSIIGKSNLDDLLSNRERLNQGLELLIDNPAVGWGIHIDRVEIKDVVLPDSMKRSIARQAEAERERRARVITADGELQASEKLAAAADVMAAEPAALQLRLLETVVEVAAEKNSTVVLPFPVELLRYLERATPQQPPTTAVG from the coding sequence ATGGACATCCTGTACAGCCTCACCGCGGCCGGTGCCGCCGCCGTCGCCATGCTCTGGCTCGCCGCGAACAACATCCGCGTGGTCAGACAGTACGAGCGAGGTGTGGTCTTCCGGTTCGGCCGGGTCCAGGACAACGTCCGGCAACCGGGGTTGACGATGCTCGTCCCGGTCGCCGACCGGTTGCAGAAGGTCAACATGCAGATCATCACGATGCCGGTTCCCGCCCAGGACGGCATCACCCGCGACAACGTCACCGTGCGGGTCGACGCCGTCATCTACTTCAACGTGATCGATCCGGTGCGCGCCGTGGTCGACGTCCAGGACTACATGTCGGCGATCGGCCAGGTGGCGCAGACCTCGTTGCGGTCGATCATCGGCAAGAGCAACCTGGACGACCTGCTGTCCAACCGGGAACGGCTCAACCAAGGCCTCGAACTGCTCATCGACAACCCCGCCGTCGGCTGGGGGATCCACATCGACCGGGTCGAGATCAAAGATGTGGTGTTGCCGGACTCCATGAAGCGGTCCATCGCGCGACAGGCCGAGGCGGAACGGGAACGACGGGCTCGGGTCATCACCGCCGACGGTGAGCTGCAGGCGTCCGAGAAGCTTGCCGCCGCCGCGGATGTGATGGCGGCCGAGCCGGCAGCGCTGCAATTGCGGCTGCTGGAGACGGTCGTCGAAGTGGCGGCCGAGAAGAACTCCACCGTGGTGCTGCCGTTCCCGGTGGAGTTGCTGCGCTATCTGGAGCGGGCCACGCCCCAGCAGCCGCCCACGACAGCGGTGGGGTGA